In a single window of the Bos javanicus breed banteng chromosome 16, ARS-OSU_banteng_1.0, whole genome shotgun sequence genome:
- the IL10 gene encoding interleukin-10 isoform X1, translating into MPSSSALLCCLVFLAGVAASRDASTLSDSSCIHLPTSLPHMLRELRAAFSRVKTFFQMKDHLHSLLLTQSLLDDFKGYLGCQALSEMIQFYLEEVMPKAENHGPDIKEHVNSLGEKLKTLRLRLRRCHRFLPCENKSKAVEKVKRVFSEVRLGCWQGGPEDRDLHPLSKGRRWAGAQQALNFARRECGNPASGVTSSSSEGPPPQLYLFSVKCLWGFLNDCSLPSQACRLGRPASCEHSERGAGESDRGNRK; encoded by the exons ATGCCCAGCAGCTCAGCCCTGCTCTGTTGCCTGGTCTTCCTGGCTGGGGTGGCAGCCAGCCGAGATGCGAGCACCCTGTCTGACAGCAGCTGTATCCACTTGCCAACCAGCCTGCCCCACATGCTGCGGGAGCTCCGAGCTGCCTTCAGCAGGGTGAAGACTTTCTTT CAAATGAAGGACCACCTGCACAGCTTACTGTTGACCCAGTCTCTGCTGGATGACTTTAAG GGTTACCTGGGTTGCCAAGCCTTGTCGGAAATGATCCAGTTTTACCTGGAAGAGGTGATGCCAAAGGCTGAGAACCACGGGCCTGACATCAAGGAGCACGTGAACTCGCTGGGGGAGAAGCTGAAGACCCTCCGGCTGCGGCTGCGGCGCTGT CATCGCTTTCTGCCCTGCGAAAACAAGAGCAAGGCGGTGGAGAAGGTGAAGAGAGTCTTCAGTGAGGTGAGGCTGGGCTGCTGGCAGGGAGGGCCTGAGGACCGTGACCTCCATCCACTCTCGAAGGGGCGGAGGTGGGCAggtgctcagcaggccctgaacttTGCTCGGAGGGAGTGTGGGAACCCGGCAAGTGGGGTGACCTCTTCATCCAGTGAGGGGCCGCCACCTCagttatatttgttttctgtgaagTGTCTTTGGGGGTTTCTAAATGACTGCTCCCTGCCTTCGCAGGCCTGCCGGTTGGGCCGGCCCGCCAGCTGTGAACACAGCGAGCGGGGTGCTGGGGAGAGtgacagaggaaacagaaagtAG
- the IL10 gene encoding interleukin-10 isoform X2, giving the protein MPSSSALLCCLVFLAGVAASRDASTLSDSSCIHLPTSLPHMLRELRAAFSRVKTFFQMKDHLHSLLLTQSLLDDFKGYLGCQALSEMIQFYLEEVMPKAENHGPDIKEHVNSLGEKLKTLRLRLRRCHRFLPCENKSKAVEKVKRVFSELQERGVYKAMSEFDIFINYIETYMTMKMQK; this is encoded by the exons ATGCCCAGCAGCTCAGCCCTGCTCTGTTGCCTGGTCTTCCTGGCTGGGGTGGCAGCCAGCCGAGATGCGAGCACCCTGTCTGACAGCAGCTGTATCCACTTGCCAACCAGCCTGCCCCACATGCTGCGGGAGCTCCGAGCTGCCTTCAGCAGGGTGAAGACTTTCTTT CAAATGAAGGACCACCTGCACAGCTTACTGTTGACCCAGTCTCTGCTGGATGACTTTAAG GGTTACCTGGGTTGCCAAGCCTTGTCGGAAATGATCCAGTTTTACCTGGAAGAGGTGATGCCAAAGGCTGAGAACCACGGGCCTGACATCAAGGAGCACGTGAACTCGCTGGGGGAGAAGCTGAAGACCCTCCGGCTGCGGCTGCGGCGCTGT CATCGCTTTCTGCCCTGCGAAAACAAGAGCAAGGCGGTGGAGAAGGTGAAGAGAGTCTTCAGTGAG CTCCAAGAGAGGGGTGTCTACAAAGCCATGAGTGAGTTTGACATCTTCATCAACTATATAGAAACCTACATGACAATGAAGATGCAAAAGTGA